A window from Callithrix jacchus isolate 240 chromosome 17, calJac240_pri, whole genome shotgun sequence encodes these proteins:
- the RPL14 gene encoding large ribosomal subunit protein eL14 isoform X1 — protein MVFRRFVEVGRVAYVSFGPHAGKLVAIVDVIDQNRALVDGPCTQVRRQAMPFKCMQLTDFILKFPHSARQKYVRQAWQKADINTKWAATRWAKKIEAREKKAKMTDFDRFKVMKAKKMRNRIIKNEVKKLQKAALLKASPKKAPAAKAAAAAAAQVPAKKMTAAGKRAPAQKATGQKAPAQKATGQKAAPAPKAEKGQKAPAKKAPAPKASGKKA, from the exons ATG GTGTTCAGGCGCTTCGTGGAGGTTGGCCGGGTGGCCTACGTCTCCTTTGGACCTCATGCCGGAAAGTTGGTGGCGATTGTAGATGTTATTGATCAAAACAGG GCTTTGGTTGATGGACCTTGCACTCAGGTGAGGAGACAGGCCATGCCTTTCAAGTGCATGCAGCTCACTGATTTCATCCTCAAGTTTCCACACAG TGCCCGCCAGAAGTATGTCCGGCAAGCCTGGCAGAAGGCAGACATCAATACGAAATGGGCAGCCACTCGATGGGCCAAGAAGATTGAAGCCAGAGAAAAG aaagcCAAGATGACAGATTTTGATCGTTTTAAAGTTATGAAGGCAAAGAAAATG AGGAACAGAATAATCAAGAATGAAGTTAAGAAGCTTCAAAAGGCAGCTCTCCTGAAAGCTTCTCCCAAAAAAGCACCCGCTGCTAaggctgctgctgcagctgccgcTCAAGTCCCAGCTAAAAAGATGACCGCCGCAGGCAAGAGGGCTCCTGCCCAGAAGGCCACAGGCCAGAAGGCTCCTGCCCAGAAGGCCACAGGCCAGAAGGCAGCGCCTGCTCCAAAAGCTGAGAAGGGTCAAAAAGCTCCAGCCAAGAAAGCACCTGCTCCAAAGGCATCTGGCAAGAAAGCATAA